A DNA window from Pirellulales bacterium contains the following coding sequences:
- a CDS encoding GAF domain-containing protein, with amino-acid sequence MTLTVAEHDVDSSRPLAGLLRAVETWTLDDQGERLTWRSGAYGELDAFRAASVDESFACGEGLPGAAWETRGPVVMHHLSAGVFKRAAAAREAGLAAGIALPCFRGDQLQGVVVFLCDDGANAQGAFEVWSRNHREELGLTDSYYANLERFGVISQHVKFPRGSGLPGETWESHFPLLVSNLGRSKAFMRAAGAKADGLATGLGVPVMRTALELDSVVVLLSSARTPLARAIEVWGRDAEQDELRICQADYGSLSELADASRSLRCASGEGLAGRAWQSGAPEATESAEEFESARAHLLVQHGLTTAVSVPAYVGSEMTSVVVMYL; translated from the coding sequence ATGACGCTGACTGTCGCCGAACATGACGTCGACTCATCTCGCCCGTTGGCGGGACTGTTGCGGGCCGTCGAGACCTGGACCCTCGACGACCAGGGCGAGCGGCTCACATGGCGTTCTGGCGCCTACGGCGAACTGGACGCGTTTCGCGCGGCGAGCGTCGACGAATCGTTCGCCTGCGGCGAGGGGCTCCCCGGCGCCGCGTGGGAGACCCGCGGGCCGGTGGTGATGCACCATCTTTCGGCCGGCGTGTTCAAGCGAGCCGCCGCGGCTCGCGAGGCGGGACTGGCGGCCGGGATCGCGCTTCCCTGCTTCCGCGGCGACCAACTGCAGGGAGTGGTCGTTTTCCTGTGCGACGACGGCGCGAACGCCCAAGGGGCCTTCGAGGTCTGGAGCCGCAATCACCGCGAGGAGTTGGGACTGACGGACAGCTATTACGCCAATCTGGAACGATTCGGCGTGATCAGCCAGCACGTCAAGTTCCCGCGCGGCTCGGGCTTGCCGGGCGAAACATGGGAGTCGCACTTCCCGTTGTTGGTCTCGAACCTGGGCCGCTCCAAGGCGTTCATGCGGGCCGCCGGGGCCAAGGCGGACGGGCTCGCGACGGGGCTCGGCGTTCCGGTCATGCGAACGGCGCTCGAACTCGACTCGGTGGTCGTGCTGCTGTCGTCGGCCCGCACGCCGCTGGCCCGCGCCATCGAAGTGTGGGGTCGCGACGCCGAGCAGGACGAGCTGCGCATCTGCCAAGCCGATTACGGTTCGCTCAGCGAACTGGCGGACGCTTCGCGAAGTTTGCGGTGCGCTTCCGGCGAAGGGCTTGCCGGCCGCGCGTGGCAGTCGGGGGCGCCCGAAGCGACCGAGTCGGCCGAGGAATTCGAGTCGGCCCGCGCCCATTTGCTCGTTCAGCACGGCTTGACGACGGCCGTCTCCGTTCCCGCTTACGTCGGTTCCGAAATGACGTCGGTTGTCGTGATGTACTTGTGA